The proteins below come from a single Caulobacter segnis ATCC 21756 genomic window:
- a CDS encoding NCS1 family nucleobase:cation symporter-1, protein MSAPDGDLWNQDLAPTSAAQRNWRWWHFAALWLGMVIAVPAYMLAGGLIDQGLSAGQAVAAIMLGNLIILGPMLLIGHAGAKYGVPFAVLVRSSFGWRGASLPALARALVACGWYGIQTWIGGGALLTLLGVMVGKNLTGAMTPLGIGTGQLLAFAAFWLLQLLFVTKGLDAVRKLETWTAPVKVVVCVALVWWALSKAGGLGPMLHAPSVYDPGHAKAGRFWIEFAPIVTAMAGYWGTLALNIPDFTRFARAQRDQILGQAIGLPGPMTLMAVISVIVTSATVIIFGKSIWDPVALAGDIGGIAVMIGLLVISLDTISCNIAANLVGPAYDFAAVWPEKITYRIGGYVTVTIGALIMPWKLMESTNGYIFVWLTGYGALLGPIAGIMIADYWFVRRTALNTEDLYRRDGVYAYHKGWNPAAAVGLAAGVLPNLPGFLATAFPHVFEGVGAFWTGLYAYAWFVGFVLAGGIYWLMMRRRAA, encoded by the coding sequence ATGAGCGCGCCCGACGGCGATCTCTGGAACCAGGACTTGGCGCCGACCAGCGCCGCCCAACGCAATTGGCGCTGGTGGCACTTCGCCGCCCTTTGGCTGGGCATGGTGATCGCCGTGCCCGCCTACATGCTGGCCGGAGGCCTGATCGACCAGGGACTGTCGGCGGGCCAGGCCGTGGCCGCGATCATGCTGGGCAACCTGATCATCCTCGGGCCCATGCTGCTGATCGGTCACGCCGGCGCGAAATACGGCGTGCCTTTCGCGGTGCTGGTGCGCTCGTCGTTCGGTTGGCGGGGCGCCAGCCTGCCGGCCTTGGCCCGGGCCCTGGTGGCCTGCGGCTGGTACGGCATCCAGACCTGGATCGGCGGCGGCGCGCTGCTGACGCTGCTAGGCGTCATGGTCGGCAAGAACCTGACCGGAGCGATGACGCCGCTGGGGATCGGAACGGGGCAGTTGCTGGCCTTCGCCGCGTTCTGGCTGCTGCAGCTGCTGTTCGTCACCAAGGGCCTGGACGCCGTTCGGAAGCTGGAGACCTGGACCGCGCCGGTGAAGGTCGTTGTCTGCGTGGCGCTGGTCTGGTGGGCGCTGTCCAAGGCCGGCGGTCTGGGGCCGATGCTCCACGCGCCCTCGGTCTATGATCCGGGTCACGCCAAGGCCGGCCGGTTCTGGATCGAGTTCGCGCCGATCGTCACGGCCATGGCCGGGTATTGGGGCACCTTGGCGTTGAATATCCCGGACTTCACGCGGTTCGCCCGCGCGCAGCGCGACCAGATCCTGGGGCAGGCGATCGGACTGCCTGGCCCGATGACCCTGATGGCGGTGATAAGCGTGATCGTCACCTCGGCCACCGTGATCATCTTCGGCAAGTCGATCTGGGATCCTGTGGCCCTGGCCGGCGACATCGGGGGGATCGCGGTGATGATCGGCCTGCTGGTCATCAGCCTGGACACCATCTCGTGCAACATCGCCGCCAATCTGGTCGGCCCCGCCTACGACTTCGCCGCCGTCTGGCCCGAGAAGATCACCTATCGCATCGGCGGCTACGTCACCGTGACCATCGGCGCCCTGATCATGCCCTGGAAGCTGATGGAGAGCACGAACGGCTACATCTTCGTCTGGCTGACCGGCTATGGCGCTCTGCTCGGCCCGATCGCGGGCATCATGATCGCCGACTATTGGTTCGTGCGCCGCACCGCGTTGAACACCGAGGACCTCTATCGGCGCGACGGCGTCTATGCCTACCACAAGGGCTGGAACCCGGCCGCGGCGGTCGGTCTGGCCGCGGGCGTTCTCCCGAACCTGCCGGGCTTCCTGGCCACGGCCTTCCCGCATGTGTTCGAGGGCGTCGGCGCGTTCTGGACGGGCCTCTACGCCTATGCCTGGTTCGTGGGCTTCGTGCTGGCTGGCGGGATCTACTGGCTGATGATGCGTCGTCGCGCGGCGTGA
- a CDS encoding DUF2948 family protein → MAETAKPLRLLAQDAEDLAVLSAALQDAVAKIGDIRWDAQGRTLTVACNRFRWEALGQRAKAGERVRSALQFGDVTGVQARNLRRDAKGAVVELLSIGFEAAEEAPAGVVTLTFAGGGDMRVLVDCLDVALADVSDPWSTPRTPGHAD, encoded by the coding sequence ATGGCTGAAACCGCCAAGCCGCTTCGTCTGCTGGCCCAGGACGCCGAGGACCTGGCCGTGCTGTCCGCCGCCTTGCAGGACGCCGTCGCCAAGATCGGCGACATCCGCTGGGACGCACAGGGCCGCACCCTCACGGTGGCCTGCAACCGCTTCCGCTGGGAGGCTCTGGGCCAGCGCGCCAAGGCTGGCGAGCGGGTGCGCTCCGCCCTGCAGTTCGGCGACGTCACGGGCGTCCAGGCGCGCAACCTGCGCCGCGACGCCAAGGGCGCGGTGGTCGAGCTGCTGTCGATCGGGTTCGAGGCCGCGGAAGAGGCTCCGGCGGGCGTCGTCACCCTGACCTTCGCCGGCGGCGGCGACATGCGGGTGCTGGTCGATTGCCTGGATGTGGCGCTCGCGGACGTCTCCGATCCGTGGAGTACGCCCCGCACGCCCGGGCACGCGGACTGA
- the murA gene encoding UDP-N-acetylglucosamine 1-carboxyvinyltransferase: MDRIAITGGAQLNGTIPVSGAKNSAIKLMAASLLTEEPLRLTNMPRLADTRFLGKLLTRLGVQVTESDGPDGQETVLHAPEITSGFAPYDLVRQMRASFNVLGPLVARSGQAKVSLPGGCTIGARPVDLHLQALEALGAKIDLHEGYVYAQAPRGLKGAEITFPIVSVGATEHAMLAAVLADGVTVIHNAACEPELADLQDCLNAMGAKVEGAGTPTITITGVARLKGATHAVIPDRIEMGTYAVAAAMAGGEVRLTNARPGLIDALLDKLKEAGAGVEPTADGVIIRRNGHRLDAVDVETAPFPGFATDLQAQFMALMTTAKGESRIRETIFENRFMHAPELMRLGADISVSGGEARVRGVEQLEGAEVMATDLRASVSLVIAGLVARGETTVSRIYHLDRGFERLEEKLGACGAQVRRIPGDGEAEL; this comes from the coding sequence ATGGATCGCATCGCCATCACCGGCGGCGCGCAGCTGAACGGGACGATCCCGGTCAGCGGCGCCAAGAACTCGGCCATCAAGCTGATGGCGGCCAGCCTGCTGACCGAAGAGCCGCTGCGCCTGACCAACATGCCGCGCCTGGCGGATACGCGCTTTCTGGGCAAGCTGCTGACGCGCCTGGGCGTTCAGGTCACCGAAAGCGATGGCCCCGACGGCCAAGAGACCGTGTTGCACGCGCCGGAGATCACCAGCGGCTTCGCGCCGTACGATCTGGTCCGCCAGATGCGCGCCTCGTTCAACGTTCTGGGCCCGCTGGTCGCCCGCTCGGGCCAGGCGAAGGTCTCGCTGCCGGGCGGCTGCACGATCGGCGCGCGTCCGGTCGACCTGCACCTGCAGGCTCTGGAGGCCCTGGGCGCCAAGATCGACCTGCACGAGGGCTATGTCTACGCCCAGGCCCCGCGCGGCCTGAAGGGCGCGGAGATCACCTTCCCGATCGTCTCGGTCGGCGCGACCGAGCACGCCATGCTGGCCGCGGTGCTGGCCGATGGCGTCACGGTGATCCACAACGCCGCCTGCGAGCCGGAACTGGCCGACCTGCAGGACTGCCTGAACGCCATGGGCGCCAAGGTCGAGGGCGCGGGCACGCCGACCATCACCATCACCGGCGTCGCCCGCCTGAAGGGCGCGACCCATGCGGTGATCCCCGACCGGATCGAGATGGGCACCTACGCCGTCGCCGCCGCCATGGCCGGCGGTGAAGTGCGCCTGACCAACGCCCGTCCCGGCCTGATCGACGCTCTGCTCGACAAGCTCAAGGAAGCCGGCGCGGGCGTCGAGCCGACCGCCGACGGCGTCATCATCCGTCGCAACGGCCATCGCCTCGACGCCGTCGATGTCGAAACCGCGCCGTTCCCGGGTTTCGCCACCGACTTGCAGGCCCAATTCATGGCCCTGATGACCACGGCCAAGGGCGAGAGCCGCATTCGCGAGACGATCTTCGAGAACCGCTTCATGCACGCCCCCGAGCTGATGCGCCTGGGCGCCGACATCTCGGTGTCCGGCGGTGAGGCCCGCGTGCGCGGCGTCGAGCAGCTGGAAGGCGCCGAGGTGATGGCCACCGACCTGCGCGCCTCGGTCAGCCTGGTGATCGCCGGCCTGGTCGCGCGCGGCGAGACCACGGTCTCGCGCATCTACCACCTCGACCGCGGCTTCGAGCGCCTCGAAGAGAAGCTGGGCGCCTGCGGCGCTCAAGTTCGCCGCATCCCGGGCGACGGCGAGGCGGAGCTGTAG
- a CDS encoding glycosyl hydrolase 115 family protein, producing MHVAAVCALALASSAVPSRGALAASVSSRAVAESAPIFADGPVRGGFQLMGAGLVPTIVVDPADAAVVRHAADDLSDDILTVTGQRATIAAMPAGKTAILVGTLGQSPLIDRLVTAKRVDISRLKGAWESFVIASVDRPMPGVDKALVVVGSDRRGTAFGVYEVAQAMGVSPWAWWADVTPKRRETLFVRAGVHRFGPPSVRYRGVFVNDEDWGLYPWAVKTFDPERGDIGPKTYRKVFTLLLRLKANTLWPAMHHTTAPFNSDPANAKLAEEYGIVMGSSHAEAMLRNNVGEWKDDPAKFNYATNPEGVKGYWEERAKANAGFESLWTVGMRGIHDTGMVGPKTTEEKVALLDKIIADQREILSRNVNADVAKVPQIFVPYKEVLGVYRAGLKVPDDVTIVWPDDNFGYIRQFASPEEAARKGGAGVYYHLSYLGYPLAYLWLSTTPPALVQEEMTHAWDKGARNVWIANVGDIKPAEIGTSHFLEMAWDIDRWRGKTQKQFLHDWTARNLGPDLAAKTADLMDRYYRLNFERRPEHLEWLPKAESRHLSSYTPEEVNARLKAFRTLVDETKAAGQQVSPELRDAWFELVEFPIRVSAAANMRFFAAERYNAVIDNDQAMARSAGGAAVEAQAEITALTDRFNNQIAGGKWRWLMPEEPADSQWRIYRARSIPLPGAGLTADSGKFLNVVDNAGPTGALTTEAETFAANAGWRLVEGVGRGRGVMIADAAGASLSFKVDVPSNGLSLQLGVLPIFPDGQGGEIVLDVSIDGGPVQRVSWPRAVGAPAWAQGVLDNLLKASVGPALSPGAHTVQVVARTGRVALDQLRLAAPEDVPTHENH from the coding sequence ATGCATGTCGCGGCGGTCTGCGCGCTCGCCCTGGCCTCTTCGGCCGTTCCGAGCCGCGGGGCCTTGGCCGCCAGCGTCTCGAGCCGCGCCGTCGCCGAGTCCGCGCCGATCTTCGCCGACGGCCCCGTCCGGGGCGGCTTCCAGCTGATGGGCGCGGGCTTGGTCCCCACCATCGTGGTCGATCCGGCCGACGCCGCCGTCGTGCGCCACGCCGCCGATGACCTCTCCGACGACATCCTGACCGTCACCGGCCAGCGCGCGACCATCGCCGCCATGCCCGCCGGCAAGACGGCGATCCTGGTCGGCACGCTGGGCCAGAGCCCGCTGATCGATCGACTGGTCACCGCCAAGCGCGTCGACATCTCTCGGCTGAAAGGCGCCTGGGAGAGCTTTGTCATCGCCTCTGTCGACCGCCCCATGCCCGGCGTCGACAAGGCCCTCGTCGTGGTCGGCAGCGATCGGCGCGGGACCGCGTTCGGCGTCTATGAGGTCGCCCAGGCCATGGGCGTCTCGCCTTGGGCCTGGTGGGCGGACGTGACGCCCAAGCGTCGGGAGACCCTGTTCGTGCGCGCCGGCGTCCACCGCTTTGGTCCGCCGTCGGTTCGCTACCGTGGCGTCTTCGTCAACGACGAGGACTGGGGCCTATACCCCTGGGCCGTGAAGACCTTTGACCCGGAGCGCGGCGACATCGGGCCCAAGACCTACCGCAAGGTCTTCACCCTGCTGCTGCGCTTGAAGGCCAACACGCTGTGGCCGGCGATGCACCACACCACCGCGCCGTTCAATTCCGATCCGGCCAACGCCAAGCTGGCCGAGGAGTACGGCATCGTCATGGGCTCGTCCCATGCCGAAGCCATGCTGCGTAACAATGTCGGGGAGTGGAAGGACGACCCTGCGAAGTTCAACTATGCGACCAATCCCGAGGGCGTGAAGGGCTATTGGGAAGAGCGCGCCAAGGCGAACGCGGGCTTTGAGAGCCTGTGGACCGTCGGCATGCGCGGCATCCACGACACCGGCATGGTCGGTCCCAAGACCACCGAGGAAAAGGTCGCCCTGCTGGACAAGATCATCGCCGACCAGCGCGAGATCCTCAGCCGGAACGTCAACGCGGACGTCGCCAAGGTCCCGCAGATCTTCGTACCCTATAAGGAAGTGCTGGGCGTCTACCGCGCCGGCCTGAAGGTCCCCGACGACGTCACCATCGTCTGGCCGGACGACAACTTCGGCTACATCCGCCAGTTCGCCAGTCCCGAGGAGGCCGCGCGCAAGGGCGGGGCGGGGGTCTACTATCACCTCTCGTACCTCGGCTATCCGTTGGCCTATCTGTGGCTCTCGACCACGCCGCCGGCTCTGGTTCAGGAAGAGATGACCCACGCCTGGGACAAGGGCGCGCGCAACGTCTGGATCGCCAATGTCGGCGACATCAAGCCGGCCGAGATCGGGACCAGCCATTTCCTGGAGATGGCCTGGGACATCGACCGCTGGCGCGGCAAGACCCAGAAACAGTTCCTGCACGACTGGACCGCGCGCAACCTGGGTCCGGATCTCGCGGCCAAGACCGCCGACCTGATGGACCGCTACTACCGCCTGAATTTCGAGCGCCGTCCCGAGCACCTGGAGTGGCTGCCCAAGGCCGAAAGCCGTCACCTGTCGAGCTACACGCCCGAGGAGGTCAACGCGCGCCTGAAGGCCTTCCGCACGCTGGTCGACGAGACCAAGGCGGCGGGACAGCAGGTTTCGCCGGAGCTGCGCGACGCCTGGTTCGAGCTGGTGGAGTTCCCGATCCGGGTCTCGGCGGCGGCGAACATGCGGTTCTTCGCGGCCGAGCGCTACAACGCGGTGATCGACAACGACCAGGCCATGGCCCGCTCGGCCGGCGGCGCGGCCGTCGAGGCCCAGGCCGAGATCACCGCCCTGACCGATCGCTTCAACAACCAGATCGCCGGCGGCAAGTGGCGCTGGCTGATGCCGGAGGAGCCGGCCGACAGTCAGTGGCGCATCTATCGCGCCCGCTCGATCCCGTTGCCGGGGGCTGGCCTGACCGCCGATTCGGGCAAGTTCCTGAACGTCGTCGACAACGCCGGTCCCACCGGCGCCCTCACGACAGAGGCGGAGACCTTCGCCGCCAACGCCGGCTGGCGCCTGGTCGAGGGCGTCGGACGAGGACGGGGCGTGATGATCGCCGACGCGGCGGGGGCTTCGCTGTCCTTCAAGGTCGACGTTCCGTCAAACGGTCTCAGCCTCCAGTTGGGCGTGCTGCCGATCTTCCCGGACGGGCAAGGCGGCGAGATCGTTCTGGATGTCAGCATCGACGGCGGTCCGGTCCAGCGCGTGTCCTGGCCGCGCGCCGTGGGGGCGCCGGCCTGGGCGCAGGGCGTGCTCGACAACTTGCTGAAGGCCTCCGTGGGGCCCGCGCTGTCGCCCGGCGCGCACACGGTCCAGGTGGTCGCCCGGACAGGCCGCGTCGCGCTGGATCAGCTCCGCCTCGCCGCGCCCGAGGACGTTCCGACCCACGAGAACCACTGA
- a CDS encoding histidine-type phosphatase, which yields MRLSLRIAAAAIALASATAASADTLEKVVILSRHGVRSAMSSPERLGEASARPWPRFEVPAGHLTARGGTLVARMGDYYRQLYVSQGLLKPGDCSAVYAWANVTQRTIATGKAYAGALAPGCAITVNTVGEGNDDPMFEPAKAGIVKVDHALARAAVAGRVGGDLSAWSASHRQEAEQLDALLMQCDKGPCPPAPGKRRVFDAKPGFVDGEDLAGVSGPEAFASGVTESLLMAWADGHDFAGLGWKGLDEEALTRSFFLHQAEFDLRLRTPYVARVLAGHLADRVLATVESGAKPNAASIGPADAKLVVISGHDGTLASLGGLLRMEWALPGYQPNQIQPGGALVFERWKRDDGARVVRVRFTGQSLSQLRNMTTLDAKTPPLSAPVFIQGCGTATPAFDCRLEDFEAVVRRATRADD from the coding sequence ATGCGCCTGTCCCTCCGCATCGCCGCCGCCGCCATCGCCTTGGCCTCAGCGACCGCCGCGTCGGCCGACACGCTCGAAAAGGTCGTGATCCTCAGCCGGCACGGTGTCCGTTCGGCCATGTCGTCGCCCGAAAGGCTGGGGGAGGCCTCGGCCCGCCCCTGGCCGCGCTTCGAGGTTCCGGCCGGCCACCTGACCGCGCGGGGCGGGACCCTGGTCGCGCGCATGGGCGACTACTATCGCCAGCTCTATGTGTCGCAGGGCCTGCTGAAGCCGGGCGACTGCTCGGCCGTCTATGCCTGGGCCAACGTCACCCAGCGCACGATCGCCACCGGCAAGGCCTATGCCGGCGCATTGGCGCCCGGCTGCGCGATCACCGTCAACACGGTGGGCGAGGGCAATGACGACCCAATGTTCGAGCCCGCGAAGGCCGGGATCGTCAAGGTCGATCACGCCCTGGCGCGCGCGGCCGTGGCCGGCCGCGTCGGCGGCGACCTTTCCGCCTGGAGCGCCAGCCACCGCCAGGAGGCCGAGCAGCTCGACGCCTTGCTGATGCAATGCGACAAGGGCCCGTGCCCACCCGCGCCCGGCAAGCGCCGCGTCTTCGACGCCAAGCCCGGCTTCGTGGACGGTGAGGATCTGGCCGGCGTCTCGGGTCCCGAAGCCTTCGCCTCGGGCGTCACCGAGAGCCTGCTGATGGCCTGGGCCGATGGTCACGACTTCGCCGGCCTGGGCTGGAAGGGCCTCGACGAAGAGGCCCTGACCCGGTCGTTCTTCCTGCACCAGGCCGAGTTCGACCTGCGCCTGCGCACGCCCTACGTCGCGCGCGTTCTCGCCGGCCATCTCGCCGACCGCGTGCTGGCCACCGTCGAGAGCGGGGCCAAGCCGAACGCGGCCTCGATCGGCCCCGCCGACGCGAAGCTGGTGGTGATCTCGGGCCACGACGGCACGCTCGCCTCGCTCGGCGGCCTGCTGCGGATGGAGTGGGCCTTGCCGGGCTACCAGCCCAACCAGATCCAGCCGGGCGGCGCCCTGGTGTTCGAGCGCTGGAAGCGCGACGACGGCGCGCGCGTGGTTCGCGTCCGTTTCACCGGCCAGAGCCTGTCCCAGTTGCGGAACATGACCACCCTGGACGCCAAGACCCCGCCGCTGTCGGCCCCGGTGTTCATCCAGGGCTGCGGCACGGCGACCCCGGCCTTCGACTGCCGGCTGGAAGACTTCGAAGCGGTCGTGCGTCGCGCGACGCGCGCGGACGACTAG
- a CDS encoding acyltransferase family protein, translating into MSKPAARFLSLDVFRGLTVCLMIVVNTAGPGAKAYTQLVHAPWFGFTAADAVFPSFLFAVGCSMAFAFSRPIPTNEFLAKVLRRAALIFLLGFLMYWFPFVKKIDGHWALIPFADTRVMGVLQRIALCYMLAAFAVRWLSPRLIVALSAVLLLGYWAILMTLGDPAAPLSKLGNAGTHLDLFLIGQNHLYRKDGGFDPEGLLGTLPSTVNVLAGYLAARFLKENPGSQSAMARMAIAGVVLILAGLAWSPLFPIAKKLWTGSFVLLTVGIDLVLLAALTKLLEGRDPNPGTYFFQVFGLNPLVIYLFSEIFVIVLGMIQVAPGVGIYEWVGVNIFQAMAPGAFGSLLCAVAYMLVCWLLGYVMARRGIVVKL; encoded by the coding sequence ATGAGCAAGCCCGCCGCCCGCTTCCTGTCCCTGGACGTGTTCCGGGGCCTGACGGTCTGCCTGATGATCGTCGTCAACACCGCGGGGCCGGGCGCCAAGGCCTACACCCAGCTGGTCCACGCGCCGTGGTTCGGGTTCACGGCGGCGGACGCGGTGTTCCCCTCGTTCCTGTTCGCGGTCGGCTGCTCGATGGCCTTCGCCTTCTCGCGGCCGATCCCGACCAACGAATTCCTGGCCAAGGTGCTGCGGCGCGCGGCCCTGATCTTCCTGCTCGGCTTCCTGATGTACTGGTTCCCGTTCGTAAAGAAGATCGACGGGCACTGGGCGCTGATTCCGTTCGCCGACACCCGGGTCATGGGCGTGCTGCAGCGGATCGCGCTCTGCTACATGCTGGCCGCCTTCGCCGTGCGCTGGCTGTCGCCGCGCCTGATCGTGGCGCTGTCGGCCGTGCTGCTGCTGGGCTACTGGGCGATCCTGATGACGCTTGGCGACCCGGCCGCGCCGCTGTCCAAGCTGGGCAACGCCGGCACCCACCTGGACCTCTTCCTGATCGGCCAGAACCACCTCTATCGCAAGGACGGTGGCTTCGATCCCGAGGGGCTGCTGGGCACGCTGCCGTCGACCGTCAACGTGCTGGCCGGCTATCTCGCCGCGCGGTTCCTGAAGGAGAATCCCGGGTCGCAAAGCGCCATGGCGCGGATGGCGATAGCGGGGGTGGTGCTGATCCTGGCGGGCCTGGCCTGGAGCCCGCTGTTCCCGATCGCCAAGAAGCTGTGGACCGGCAGCTTCGTGCTGCTGACCGTCGGCATCGACCTCGTCCTGCTGGCGGCACTGACCAAGCTGCTGGAAGGTCGGGATCCCAATCCGGGGACCTATTTCTTCCAGGTGTTCGGGCTCAACCCGCTAGTGATCTACCTGTTCTCGGAGATCTTCGTGATCGTGCTGGGCATGATCCAGGTCGCGCCGGGCGTCGGGATCTACGAGTGGGTCGGCGTCAATATCTTCCAGGCCATGGCGCCAGGCGCGTTCGGCTCGCTACTGTGCGCGGTGGCCTACATGCTGGTCTGCTGGCTGCTGGGCTATGTCATGGCGCGTCGCGGTATCGTCGTGAAGCTTTAG
- a CDS encoding alpha-N-acetylglucosaminidase, translating into MPMKASLNRRQALISAAAAAIAGPAFAAPSAKGAAAARASLQRLFGPRLAGVKLSLTPSAGRSWYSVSGKAGDLSISGDTPVALVRGAYAYLNQAGLAHVSWEGDRIAQSGALPAASGARVETPFRHRAYLNTCTYGYTTPWWGWDRWTREIDWMAAHGVDMPLAMEGQEYVWRALWREFGLSEAELAYYFSGPAFTPWQRMGNIEGYRAPLPTNWIDKKKDLQVQILGRMRSLGMTPILPAFGGYVPKAFAQKNPKARIYRMRPWEGFHETYWLDPADPLFAKIAGRFLALYTQTYGTGTYYLADSFNEMLPPINADGADARDAAYGDGAANTAATKTKVEVDPALKAQRLAAYGKAIYDSIRQARPDAVWVMQGWLFGADSHFWDPTAISAYLSLVPDDKLMILDIGNDRYPAVWKNAKAFGGKPWIYGYVHNYGGSNPVYGDLDYYRRDIPAIAANPEAGKLAGFGMFPEGLHNNSIVYDAVYDLAWGAGRESLSAWLSTYARARYGKTSPELDAALGQLVEAAYSTRYWSPRWWKSKAGAYLFFKRPTATIGEFPPHPGDRAKLEAAVKALTALAPAYANEPLFVLDLTDATRHLATMKIDDLLQAAVAAYRRGDVASGDQARVEIAALALSIDKLLGVQPETLATWIDDARAYGDTPADAAAYVANAKAQVTVWGGEGNLNDYASKAWQGLYRGFYLPRWSMFLDALKAAGTGTFDEPAAVRASIAWERAWVDAEVAYRREKPADPVGEIKTLIARIGQGGEKTA; encoded by the coding sequence ATGCCGATGAAAGCCTCTCTGAACCGACGTCAGGCGCTGATCTCCGCGGCCGCCGCCGCCATCGCGGGTCCCGCCTTCGCCGCCCCATCCGCCAAGGGCGCCGCCGCCGCGCGCGCAAGCCTGCAGCGACTGTTCGGCCCACGCCTCGCCGGCGTGAAGCTGTCCCTGACCCCGAGCGCCGGGCGCTCCTGGTATTCGGTCAGCGGCAAGGCCGGCGACCTTTCCATTTCCGGTGATACGCCCGTCGCGCTCGTGCGCGGCGCCTACGCCTATCTGAACCAGGCGGGCCTCGCGCACGTCAGCTGGGAGGGCGATCGGATCGCCCAGAGCGGCGCCTTGCCGGCCGCTTCCGGCGCGCGCGTCGAGACGCCGTTCCGCCACCGCGCCTACCTGAACACCTGCACCTACGGCTACACGACGCCCTGGTGGGGCTGGGACCGCTGGACGCGCGAGATCGACTGGATGGCCGCGCACGGCGTCGACATGCCGCTGGCCATGGAAGGCCAGGAATATGTCTGGCGCGCCCTGTGGCGCGAATTCGGTCTGAGCGAGGCCGAGCTGGCCTACTACTTCTCGGGGCCGGCCTTCACGCCCTGGCAGCGCATGGGCAACATCGAAGGCTATCGCGCGCCTTTGCCGACCAACTGGATCGACAAGAAGAAGGACCTGCAGGTCCAGATTCTGGGCCGCATGCGCTCGCTGGGCATGACCCCGATCCTGCCGGCGTTCGGCGGCTATGTGCCCAAGGCCTTCGCCCAGAAGAACCCCAAGGCGCGCATCTATCGCATGCGGCCGTGGGAAGGTTTCCACGAGACCTACTGGCTGGATCCGGCCGACCCGCTGTTCGCCAAGATCGCCGGCCGGTTCCTGGCGCTCTACACCCAGACCTACGGGACGGGGACCTATTACCTGGCGGACTCGTTCAACGAGATGCTGCCGCCCATCAACGCCGACGGCGCGGACGCGCGCGACGCGGCCTATGGCGACGGCGCGGCCAACACCGCCGCCACCAAGACCAAGGTCGAGGTCGATCCGGCGCTGAAGGCTCAGCGCCTGGCCGCCTACGGCAAGGCCATCTACGACTCGATCCGCCAGGCGCGGCCCGACGCGGTCTGGGTGATGCAGGGCTGGCTGTTCGGCGCCGACAGCCACTTCTGGGATCCGACGGCCATCTCGGCCTATCTGAGCCTCGTGCCCGACGACAAGCTGATGATCCTGGATATCGGCAACGACCGCTATCCGGCCGTCTGGAAGAACGCCAAGGCCTTTGGCGGAAAGCCGTGGATCTACGGCTACGTCCACAACTACGGCGGCAGCAACCCCGTCTACGGCGACCTCGACTACTATCGCCGGGACATTCCCGCCATCGCGGCCAACCCCGAGGCGGGCAAGCTGGCGGGTTTCGGCATGTTCCCCGAAGGCTTGCACAACAACTCGATCGTCTACGACGCGGTCTATGACCTGGCCTGGGGCGCGGGGCGGGAGTCGCTGTCGGCATGGCTGTCGACCTACGCCCGCGCGCGTTATGGCAAGACCTCGCCCGAACTGGACGCTGCGCTTGGCCAGTTGGTCGAGGCTGCCTATTCGACCCGCTACTGGTCGCCGCGCTGGTGGAAGAGCAAGGCCGGGGCCTACCTCTTCTTCAAGCGTCCGACCGCGACGATCGGCGAGTTCCCGCCGCATCCGGGCGACCGCGCCAAGCTGGAAGCGGCCGTCAAGGCGCTGACGGCGCTGGCCCCGGCCTATGCGAACGAGCCGCTGTTCGTGCTCGACCTGACCGACGCGACGCGCCACCTGGCGACGATGAAGATCGACGATCTTCTGCAGGCCGCCGTCGCCGCCTACCGCCGAGGCGATGTCGCTTCCGGTGATCAGGCGCGCGTCGAGATCGCGGCGCTGGCGCTGTCGATCGACAAGCTGTTGGGCGTCCAGCCCGAGACCCTGGCCACCTGGATCGACGACGCCCGCGCCTATGGCGACACGCCCGCCGACGCGGCGGCCTATGTCGCCAACGCCAAGGCCCAGGTCACCGTCTGGGGCGGGGAGGGCAACCTCAACGACTACGCGTCCAAGGCCTGGCAAGGGCTGTACCGCGGTTTCTACCTGCCGCGCTGGTCGATGTTCCTCGACGCGCTGAAGGCGGCTGGAACCGGGACGTTCGACGAGCCCGCCGCCGTGCGGGCCAGCATCGCCTGGGAGCGCGCCTGGGTCGACGCCGAGGTCGCCTATCGTCGCGAAAAGCCCGCCGACCCGGTCGGTGAGATAAAGACCCTGATCGCACGCATCGGTCAGGGCGGGGAGAAGACCGCATGA